CAGCGCCGTCTGGCCGGTGCGCGCTATCTCCCGGATGTTGAACTGCCGGTAGGCGTCGATGGCGTCGTCTATCTTCTGCTCGTCTCCGGTGAGCTCGACCGTAATCGTCCGCGGGCCGGCGTCCAGCGTCCGGCCGCCGTACATGTCGGTGATGGCCTGCACTTCGTGTGGCTTGTCGGCGTCCACTTTCACGACCACGAGTTCGCGCGTGAGCGCGTCGTCTTCCAGTTCGCGGACGTGGATGACGGGGACGACCTTCGCCAGTTGCTTCTCTATCTGGTCGATGCCGGGGTCGGGTTCCTCGACGACGACGGTGATTCGCGCCCAGTCGTCGTTCTGGGTGTCCGCCACGGTCAGCGACTCGATGTTGAACTGGCGGCGGCTGAACAGCCCGGAGACGCGCGCCAGCACGCCCGGTTCGTGTTCCACCAGCGCCGAGATGACCGTGCGCCGGGGCGGGTGTTCGGCCTCCGCCTCGGGGTCGATGCGGATGCCCTGGGAGTTCCGGCGGCCCGTCGGCCGTTCGCGGTCCTCGGGCGCCGGGCCGGGCAGTCCCTGCCCGCTCATAGGTGGCCCTCCGACAGCGCGAACTGTCCGTTGTCGCCGCCCGAGGGGACCATCGGGTAGACGTTCTCCGTCGGGTCGATGTAGACGTCCACGACGCTCGGGCCGTCGACGGCCAGCGCCTCTTGGACGGTGTCGGCCACGTCGTCGTACTCCTCGATGCGGAAGCCCGCGACGCCGAACGCCTCCGCGAGGCGGTCGAACTGCGGCACCCACGGGTACTCCGAGGCCATCCGGCGTCCTTCGAAGAAGGCGTCCTGCCACTGGCGCACCATCCCGATGGCCTCGTTGTTCAACACGAACACCGTGATGTCGAGGTTCTCGCGGGCCGCGACGACGAGTTCCTGACACGTCATCAGGAACGACCCGTCGCCGTCGAAGCAGACGACCGACTGGTCGTCGTCGGCCGCGAGTCGCGCGCCGACGGCGGCGGGGACGCCGTATCCCATCGTGCCGAGGCCGTGGCTCGAAATCCACGTCCGGGGCTCGGTGTACGTCCAGTACTGGCAGGCCCACATCTGGTGTTGGCCGACGCCCGTCGTGACAATCGTGTCGTCGTCGGTGGCTTCGTCCACCGTCTCGACGACGTACTGCGGTTTCACGGGGTCGTCCTCGGACACCGCGTAGTCCATCGGGTACTCGGCCTGCCACTCGGCGCACTGGTCGCGCCACGCCTCGGTGTCCGGCGAGTTCGGCATCGCGTCGGCAATCTGTTCGACGACGGTTCCGGCGTCCCCGACCAGCGGGTGGTCGGCCTCGACGTTCTTCGAGATTTCAGCCGGGTCGATGTCCACGTGGACGACCTCGGCGTCCGGCGCGAACGAGTCGACGCCGCCCGTGAGTCGGTCGTCGAAGCGCGTGCCGACCGCAATCAGGCAGTCGGTGAGCGTGATTGCCATGTTCGCGTAGCCGGTGCCGTGCATCCCCGCCATCTCCATCGAGAGGTCGTGGTCCTCGGGGAACGCGCCGATGCCGGGCATCGTCGTCACCACGGGAATCCCGTGCTCGACGGCGAACGCGCGGACTTCGTCGGTCGCTTCGCCCTTGATGACACCGCCGCCCGCGAGAATCACGGGGCGGTCGGCGGCCGCGATGGTTTCGGCGGCCTCCTCGACGTCTTCGGCGTCGGCGCGCTCCCGGACGCGCACCGTGTCCGGAACGGACGGTTCGCTCGCGCCGGCGTCGGTGTCGTCGGTCGTCACGTCCTTCGGCAGGTCGACGAGCGTCGGTCCCTGCCGGCCGTTCGCGGCGAGCGCGAACGCCGTGCTCACGTCGTCGCCGACGGTGTCGGCGCTCGACGCGAAATAGTTCGACTTCGTGATGGGCGTCGTGACGCCGACCGTGTCGGTCTCCTGGAACGCGTCGTTCCCGACCAACTCCGTGGGGACCTGGCCGGTCAGCGCGACCACCGGGTCGGAGTCCATGTTGGCGTCCGCCAGCCCGGTGACGAGGTTCGTCGCGCCGGGGCCGGAGGTCGCCATGCAGACGCCGGGGTCGCCCGTGACCGCGCCGTAGGCGTCCGCGGCGTGCGCGGCCGCCTGCTCGTGGGCCATCGTCACGTGGCGAATCCCGGAGTCGTAGAGCGCGTCGTAGACGGGCATGATGGCGCCGCCCTGCACGCCGAACACGGTGTCGACGCCCGCGCCTTCGAGCGTCGCGACGACCGAGGACGCGCCGGTCTGTCCGGTCGTCGCTCCGTCGTCGGGCGTCTCGTCGGCGCCCTCGGTCGGCGCCGCGTCGTCGGCTGACGCGCCGGTCGGCTCTCGCACCGTTCCCTGTTCTGTCATCGATACCCCCTCCACGGTGTCGTGTCGCGGTGTCGTGGTGTCGTGTGCATGTCGGCTGCTGCGGTGGCTGTCGGTCGAGCGCTGTACGAATCGGGACGAGGAGAGTGAGGTGTAGGGGAGCTTACGCCCCTACAATACCGACAGCCACACCGCTGACCGCGAGTCGACGACGTGCGGTGTGCGGTAGCATCGTACGCTGGTCGAGGGGAGCCGGGCGTAAAGCAGTTGCTCGGCGCGCAACGTTTGCCGGGCATCACGCCGACACCTCCTCCTGTGCTCGCTCCACGCCGACCTCGCCGGCGAACGCTCGCACGTCGGCGTCGGTCACCGCGCCCTCGTCGCTCGCGTGGGCCTTGACCTTCCGTGTCACCTCTCGTACCTCGGTCTCGGTCGGGTCGTAGCCCGCCTCGCGCAGGTGCTGGCGGACGGCGTGCGTGCCCGAGTGCTTCCCGAGCACGACCTCGCGTTCGGTGCCGACCATCTCCGGCGTCATCACGCCGGGCTCGAACGTCTCGCTGTTCTCGATGACGCCCGCCGCGTGGATGCCGGACTCGTGGGCGAACGCGTTCGCGCCCACAACCGGCTTGTTCACGGGGACGGGCACCGACGAGCGCTCCGCGACCTCGCGGGAGACGTCGGCGATGGCGGTCGTGTCGACGCCCGTGTCGGCGCCGTAGACGCTCTCCGCGCTCATCACGACCTCCTCGAAGGCGGCGTTCCCGGCGCGCTCGCCGATGCCGTTGACGGACACCTGCACCTGGTCCGCGCCGGCCTCGACGCCAGCGAGCGCGTTCGCCGTCGCCAACCCGAAGTCGTCGTGCGTGTGGACGTCGATGCGGGCGTCCGTGTGTTCACCGACGAACGCGACGAGGTCGCCGAATCGATTGGGGGTGGCGACCCCACAGGTGTCGGGGATGTTCACCCAGTCGACGCCCACGTCGTCGACCGCTTCGACGATTTCCGCGAGGAACTCGGGGTCGGTCCGGGTGGCGTCCATCGGCGAGAACATCACGTCGGCGCCCGCGTCCCGCACCTGCTGGACGGCGGCGACGGAGCGTTCCACGACGTCCTCGCGCGTGCTGTGCATGGAGTCTTCGATCTGTACGTCGCTCGTCGACGCGAACACGTGGACCATCTC
The nucleotide sequence above comes from Halobacterium litoreum. Encoded proteins:
- the ilvN gene encoding acetolactate synthase small subunit, giving the protein MSGQGLPGPAPEDRERPTGRRNSQGIRIDPEAEAEHPPRRTVISALVEHEPGVLARVSGLFSRRQFNIESLTVADTQNDDWARITVVVEEPDPGIDQIEKQLAKVVPVIHVRELEDDALTRELVVVKVDADKPHEVQAITDMYGGRTLDAGPRTITVELTGDEQKIDDAIDAYRQFNIREIARTGQTALARGETKTAVVPDYLK
- a CDS encoding LeuA family protein, whose amino-acid sequence is MQTRGTEFFQGTLAQRNEFDTVRVFDTTLRDGEQTPRTSFDYDDKRAIAAALDDANVHVVEAGFPANGPDEAEAVADIAAATDATTCGLARVVESDVTAAVDTGVEMVHVFASTSDVQIEDSMHSTREDVVERSVAAVQQVRDAGADVMFSPMDATRTDPEFLAEIVEAVDDVGVDWVNIPDTCGVATPNRFGDLVAFVGEHTDARIDVHTHDDFGLATANALAGVEAGADQVQVSVNGIGERAGNAAFEEVVMSAESVYGADTGVDTTAIADVSREVAERSSVPVPVNKPVVGANAFAHESGIHAAGVIENSETFEPGVMTPEMVGTEREVVLGKHSGTHAVRQHLREAGYDPTETEVREVTRKVKAHASDEGAVTDADVRAFAGEVGVERAQEEVSA
- the ilvB gene encoding biosynthetic-type acetolactate synthase large subunit is translated as MTEQGTVREPTGASADDAAPTEGADETPDDGATTGQTGASSVVATLEGAGVDTVFGVQGGAIMPVYDALYDSGIRHVTMAHEQAAAHAADAYGAVTGDPGVCMATSGPGATNLVTGLADANMDSDPVVALTGQVPTELVGNDAFQETDTVGVTTPITKSNYFASSADTVGDDVSTAFALAANGRQGPTLVDLPKDVTTDDTDAGASEPSVPDTVRVRERADAEDVEEAAETIAAADRPVILAGGGVIKGEATDEVRAFAVEHGIPVVTTMPGIGAFPEDHDLSMEMAGMHGTGYANMAITLTDCLIAVGTRFDDRLTGGVDSFAPDAEVVHVDIDPAEISKNVEADHPLVGDAGTVVEQIADAMPNSPDTEAWRDQCAEWQAEYPMDYAVSEDDPVKPQYVVETVDEATDDDTIVTTGVGQHQMWACQYWTYTEPRTWISSHGLGTMGYGVPAAVGARLAADDDQSVVCFDGDGSFLMTCQELVVAARENLDITVFVLNNEAIGMVRQWQDAFFEGRRMASEYPWVPQFDRLAEAFGVAGFRIEEYDDVADTVQEALAVDGPSVVDVYIDPTENVYPMVPSGGDNGQFALSEGHL